In the Topomyia yanbarensis strain Yona2022 chromosome 3, ASM3024719v1, whole genome shotgun sequence genome, one interval contains:
- the LOC131694089 gene encoding uncharacterized protein LOC131694089, whose translation MNRWLRGLTIGCFTSSRSSNKSSRYTDYSTIEDCYEKFKSPVKTIDRGRFSLAGKFRFGNKNTRGLFRFSGTKMDRECTAKQLRNERQELESCWFKETELMKRRGRDCAIDRPRICVCTCDQKRLSADGSGRGSTGSEDRPNSGTSWVYQSDDENYRQLSSQSNRRIEKMFAL comes from the exons ATGAACCGTTGGTTACGTGGGTTAACAATTGGATGTTTCACCAGTTCTCGTAGCAGTAACAAATCCAGCCGATACACCGACTATTCCACCATCGAAGATTGCTACGAAAAGTTTAAATCCCCGGTGAAGACTATCGACAGAGGAAGATTTTC CCTTGCAGGTAAATTTCGGTTCGGAAACAAAAATACGCGCGGCTTGTTTCGATTTTCCGGAACAAAAATGGATCGCGAATGTACTGCCAAGCAGTTGCGGAATGAGCGTCAAGAACTAGAAAGCTGTTGGTTCAAGGAAACTGAATTGATG AAGCGTCGAGGAAGAGATTGCGCAATCGATCGACCGCGGATTTGTGTTTGCACCTGTGATCAGAAACGTCTGAGTGCTGACGGTTCGGGTCGAGGCAGTACTGGTTCTGAAGATCGTCCCAACAGTGGCACCTCTTGGGTATATCAGTCTGACGATGAAAACTACCGCCAATTGAGCAGTCAGtcgaatagaagaatagagaaAATGTTTGCACTGTAA
- the LOC131691707 gene encoding mitochondrial uncoupling protein Bmcp, translated as MGEAHDWRPFVYGGVASITAEFGTFPIDTTKTRLQIQGQIIDQSLTELKYRGMTDAFIKISKQEGIKALYSGIWPAVLRQATYGTIKFGTYYTLKKVATEKGWLLDKAGNENVWCNAGCAAVAGAVSSAIANPTDVLKVRMQVHGKGTNNAGLVRCFKEIYVHEGVRGLWRGVGPTAQRAAVIAAVELPVYDFCKMHLMETFGDQVANHFTSSFIASLGSAIASTPIDVIRTRLMNQRRVQLQVHNLGSGGGGGVAGGGISGSTTAVATASRKIYTGSLDCAIQTVRNEGFRALYKGFVPTWVRMGPWNIIFFITYEQLKRMY; from the exons ATGGGAGAAGCTCACGACTGGCGACCTTTTGTTTACGGAGGTGTTGCATCGATTACGGCAGAATTCG GTACGTTCCCTATTGACACAACAAAAACGAGGCTGCAAATTCAGGGACAAATAATCGATCAATCGCTTACGGAGCttaaatatcggggtatgaCAGATGCTTTCATTAAAATATCCAAACAGGAAGGCATAAAGGCGTTATATTCAGG TATTTGGCCAGCCGTACTGCGACAGGCTACGTACGGGACGATTAAGTTCGGAACTTACTACACACTCAAAAAGGTAGCAACGGAAAAGGGTTGGCTGCTGGATAAGGCTGGGAATGAGAATGTGTGGTGTAATGCCGGCTGTGCGGCGGTAGCTGGAGCCGTTTCCAGCGCCATTGCCAATCCCACGGATGTGCTGAAGGTGCGGATGCAAGTACACGGGAAGGGTACAAATAATGCTGGTTTGGTACGATGCTTCAAGGAGATTTATGTGCACGAGGGGGTGCGAGGGCTGTGGCGG GGGGTTGGTCCTACGGCTCAGCGAGCGGCTGTGATAGCGGCAGTAGAACTGCCAGTTTACGATTTTTGTAAGATGCATTTGATGGAGACGTTCGGAGATCAGGTGGCGAATCATTTTAC ATCGAGTTTTATTGCCAGTTTAGGAAGTGCCATTGCGTCAACGCCTATTGACGTGATTAGA ACTCGTTTGATGAACCAACGGCGCGTCCAATTGCAAGTACACAACCTTGGATCTGGCGGCGGGGGTGGTGTAGCAGGCGGAGGTATCTCCGGATCCACCACGGCGGTTGCAACCGCCAGTCGGAAAATTTACACTGGTAGTCTGGACTGTGCTATTCAAACCGTGCGGAACGAAGGATTTCGGGCATTGTACAAGGGTTTCGTACCGACCTGGGTTCGGATGGGACCGTGGAACATAATCTTCTTCATCACCTACGAACAGCTGAAGCGAATGTATTAG